A stretch of the Gossypium hirsutum isolate 1008001.06 chromosome D07, Gossypium_hirsutum_v2.1, whole genome shotgun sequence genome encodes the following:
- the LOC107953333 gene encoding probable serine/threonine-protein kinase yakA → MVFSVIAMGNSCLVFAGTSNAVRSLKQSFGVLEFLLAAVPLLEAVANPAGVRGKLKSAISFRNFVISPFGFGYAAIASVIDWMLQNNEGLMVGATSVHLNYPESVESSPRSHNDNTYDDPLPAVPGARLRLMCSFGGHIMPRPHDKSLCYIGGETRIVAVDRHCSLSALCTRLSRALLNGRSFTLKYQLPTEDLDSLVSVSTDEDLENMIEEYDRLVAPSASSATSSRIRLFLFFNKPDTAASMGPLLNDAKSETWFVDALNGSGLVPRGNSDSATIEALLNIDGEFEAEQVVEEQNKEIKNNNVVHEVQCSLPDSPLVEKTSSFGSSSSSPSMSNLPPIRVRFDQDGGPKVQDQRVGIEEQFAQISFATNIHKQDDFYGATAVSALPPHLAPTRGGGSSDNLNRILSDDERSDQGVPVGFRKPPLPLQPVQHKACGTYNLPSPDSVASDSSIASANSLSKAMYYQDQTHVTTRDNRTAANPNTNSDTSIPSNQTQIQQIQESYTLSSQLDQQQQQQQQQQQQQQFVQDTVHYTPAPMQMSSYYPVYAPPLQQQQLLHHPADQQYPAVYVMPVTQVTQPQPYMSMQSNTGVMTMKSNASDASIMAPTRPLTPPTPSMATVSTAYKETMPPIYPTSTAKPEMAATVYRTAVPSPHQVVQVQQPYVGFSQMQHPPPSPAVTHTANYCYEYPNPTQDQMYYAQHQTSQLPPQYQTLTPAAAAAALADASKQLPTDGSNQQIR, encoded by the exons ATGGTATTCTCCGTGATTGCAATGGGGAACAGTTGTTTGGTTTTTGCGGGAACATCGAATGCTGTTCGGTCTTTGAAGCAGAGCTTTGGG GTGCTGGAGTTTCTACTAGCAGCTGTCCCATTATTAGAAGCAGTGGCGAACCCTGCAGGCGTCCGTGGGAAGCTCAAGTCTGCCATATCTTTCCGGAA CTTTGTGATTTCCCCTTTTGGGTTTGGATATGCTGCCATTGCTAGTGTGATTGATTGGATGCTACAAAATAATGAGGGGTTAATGG TTGGTGCCACAAGTGTACATCTAAACTATCCTGAATCAGTTGAATCATCTCCACGGTCTCATAATGACAACACCTATGATGATCCTCTCCCAGCTGTTCCTGGTGCAAGGCTACGCCTAATGTGTAGCTTTGGTGGTCATATAATGCCTCGTCCACATGACAAATCGCTTTGTTACATCGGCGGTGAGACTCGTATCGTTGCGGTTGATCGTCATTGTTCCCTTTCGGCCCTTTGTACCCGTCTCTCTCGTGCTCTTCTTAATGGTCGTTCTTTTACCTTGAAGTACCAGCTTCCAACCGAAGACCTTGATTCCCTTGTATCTGTATCTACAGATGAGGATCTTGAGAACATGATTGAAGAATATGATCGTTTAGTAGCACCATCAGCTTCTTCGGCAACCTCCTCGAGAATccgtttgtttcttttctttaacaaGCCGGACACTGCAGCTTCAATGGGTCCATTGCTAAATGATGCTAAGTCAGAAACATGGTTTGTTGATGCACTTAATGGTTCAGGATTGGTTCCTAGAGGAAACTCAGATTCTGCTACCATAGAAGCCTTGTTGAATATTGATGGTGAATTTGAGGCAGAACAAGTTGTAGAAGAGcagaataaagaaatcaaaaacaATAATGTAGTTCATGAAGTTCAGTGTTCATTGCCTGATTCTCCATTAGTGGAGAAAACTTCATCTTttggttcatcttcttcttcacctTCAATGTCCAACTTGCCACCTATTCGGGTTCGATTTGATCAAGATGGTGGTCCTAAAGTTCAAGACCAAAGGGTTGGAATAGAAGAACAGTTTGCTCAGATAAGTTTTGCTACTAATATCCATAAGCAAGATGATTTCTATGGGGCGACGGCAGTGTCCGCTCTGCCTCCGCATCTGGCGCCTACTCGCGGAGGTGGTTCTAGTGACAACTTGAATCGTATTTTATCTGATGATGAGAGATCCGATCAAGGAGTTCCAGTCGGTTTTCGCAAACCTCCACTGCCATTGCAGCCAGTACAACACAAAGCTTGTGGCACTTACAATTTGCCTTCCCCTGATTCAGTTGCAAG TGATAGTAGCATTGCCTCTGCAAATTCTCTCTCAAAGGCCATGTATTATCAAGATCAAACTCATGTTACAACCAGAGATAATAGGACTGCTGCTAACCCCAATACCAATTCAGATACTTCCATTCCAAGCAACCAAACCCAAATTCAACAGATTCAAGAGTCCTACACTTTGTCTTCACAATTGGATCAACAACagcaacagcagcagcagcaacaacaacaacaacagttCGTGCAAGACACTGTGCATTACACCCCTGCTCCGATGCAGATGTCATCTTACTATCCGGTGTACGCTCCACCATTACAACAGCAGCAGTTGCTTCATCATCCAGCTGATCAGCAGTACCCTGCAGTATATGTAATGCCTGTTACACAAGTAACACAACCACAACCATACATGTCTATGCAATCTAATACTGGTGTCATGACTATGAAATCCAACGCAAGTGATGCTAGTATTATGGCCCCAACTCGCCCATTGACACCACCAACTCCTTCAATGGCTACTGTCTCAACTGCTTACAAAGAGACTATGCCGCCCATCTATCCCACAAGTACAGCTAAACCTGAAATGGCAGCAACTGTGTATAGAACAGCAGTTCCATCACCTCACCAAGTGGTTCAAGTTCAACAACCATATGTAGGCTTCTCCCAAATGCAGCATCCCCCACCATCACCTGCTGTAACTCATACTGCTAATTACTGCTACGAGTATCCAAACCCTACACAAGATCAAATGTACTATGCTCAGCATCAAACTTCTCAACTTCCTCCGCAGTATCAAACCTTGACTCCGGCTGCTGCAGCGGCTGCATTGGCAGATGCTTCGAAACAACTGCCTACAGATGGTAGCAATCAGCAAATCAGGTGA